From a single Leptidea sinapis chromosome 19, ilLepSina1.1, whole genome shotgun sequence genomic region:
- the LOC126969687 gene encoding retinol dehydrogenase 13-like produces MNVHTYITGGNSGIGFETAKYLAKRGARVIIADINNAKTTVANIIHIRLFADKFNKSVDQLDILVNNAGCYTFKKFATEDGLDLIMQVNNLGPFLMTKLFMEKLLRHV; encoded by the exons ATGAATGTACACACTTATATTACCG GTGGTAACTCTGGCATTGGCTTCGAGACAGCAAAATATTTAGCAAAGCGAGGCGCCAGGGTAATAATTGCAGACATTAACAACGCCAAAACAACTGTTGCTAATATTATTCA TATACGATTGTTTGCTGATAAATTTAACAAGAGTGTGGATCAATTAGATATTCTTGTAAATAATGCGGGTTGCTATACGTTTAAGAAATTCGCAACAGAAGACGGGTTGGATTTAATAATGCAAGTCAACAACCTCGGACCGTTTCTTATGACAAAATTATTCATGGAGAAATTATTGCGCCATGTTTAG
- the LOC126969688 gene encoding retinol dehydrogenase 11-like codes for MWTNILLSVLIIIFAVYFCCCVSAALIRFILEPTIALCNCNTRLDGKTAGIGFETAKDLANRGARVIIADINNAETSVTNIIQSTDNPNVQYIHVDQCRIVNVTSGVYTKASVDFEDLSGSRTRNFFFRYANSKLCVSLWTKALARHFPSNISAFYVHPGMVISNILLDRKSVGGRFIKATLFRYYRNCFEGAQTTIHCCVAPCLEKYSGSYFSNCELQDKANLQNEEDLVEKLWVQTNLFLNNYEEFNQT; via the exons ATGTGGACGAATATTTTGCTTTCCGttctaattataatttttgcgGTTTACTTTTGTTGCTGTGTGAGTGCTGCACTTATTCGGTTTATACTTGAGCCTACCATCGCTTTGTGTAATTGTAACACTAGGCTAGATGGCAAAACAGCTGGAATTGGCTTCGAGACGGCAAAAGATTTAGCAAATCGAGGGGCCAGGGTAATAATTGCAGACATTAACAACGCTGAAACATCTGTTACTAATATTATTCAGTCCACTGATAATCCAAACGTACAATACATACACGTAGATC AATGTAGAATCGTTAATGTAACTTCAGGTGTTTATACAAAAGCGAGTGTGGATTTTGAAGATTTGTCGGGAAGTCGGACGAGGAATTTCTTTTTTAGATACGCGAATAGTAAACTGTGTGTATCTTTGTGGACCAAGGCATTGGCGAGACATTTTCCATCGAATATATCAGCGTTTTATGTGCATCCAGGAATGGTGATATCAAATATACTGTTGGATCGAAAGTCAGTTGGCGGTCGATTTATCAAAGCTACTTTGTTTCGTTATTACAGAAACTGTTTCGAAGGTGCACAAACAACAATACACTGCTGTGTTGCACCATGTTTAGAGAAATACTCTGGAAGCTACTTCTCCAACTGTGAACTCCAGGATAAAGCAAACCTACAGAACGAGGAGGATCTAGTGGAAAAGCTTTGGGTGCAGACAAATTTGTTTCTGAACAATTACGAAGAGTTCAATCAAACTTGA
- the LOC126970015 gene encoding retinol dehydrogenase 11-like, with protein sequence MWTNILLAFLIIILIIFAVYFCCCVSAALIRFILEPTIALCNCTTRLDGKTALVTGGNSGIGFETAKDLANRGARVIIADINNAETAVANIIQSTDNPNVEYIHIDLSKFNSIRLFADIFNKTVDQLDILVNNAGCYTFKKYTTEDGMDLIMQVNYLGPFLMTKLIMEKLLKSPQCRIVNVTSGVYTIGSVDFEDLSGNRTSNFFLRYANSKLCVSLWTKALARDFSSNVSVFYVHPGMVTSNMLFDGKSSYGRFINATLGRYYRNCFEGAQTTIHCCVAPCLEKYSGRYFSNCELQDKAKLRNEEDLVEKLWVQTNLFLNNYEVSIKSCESIKTS encoded by the coding sequence ATGTGGACGAATATTTTGCTTGCCTtcctaattataattttaataatctttGCGGTTTACTTTTGTTGTTGTGTGAGTGCTGCACTAATTCGGTTTATACTTGAGCCAACCATCGCTTTATGTAATTGTACCACCAGGCTAGATGGCAAAACAGCTTTGGTGACAGGAGGTAACTCTGGCATTGGCTTCGAAACAGCAAAAGATTTAGCAAATCGAGGGGCCAGGGTAATAATTGCAGACATTAACAACGCCGAAACAGCTGTTGCTAATATTATTCAGTCCACTGACAATCCAAACGTAGAATACATACATATAGATCTATCTAAATTCAACAGTATACGATTGTTTGCTGATATATTTAACAAGACTGTAGATCAATTAGATATACTTGTAAATAATGCTGGTTGCTATACGTTTAAGAAATACACAACAGAAGACGGGATGGATTTAATAATGCAAGTCAACTACCTCGGACCGTTTCTTATGACAAAATTAATCATGGAGAAATTATTGAAATCACCTCAATGTAGAATCGTTAATGTAACTTCTGGTGTTTATACAATAGGAAGTGTGGATTTTGAAGATTTGTCGGGAAATCGGACATCGAATTTCTTCTTAAGATACGCGAATAGTAAATTGTGTGTATCTTTGTGGACCAAGGCATTGGCGAGAGATTTTTCATCGAATGTATCAGTGTTTTATGTGCATCCAGGAATGGTGACATCGAATATGTTGTTTGATGGAAAGTCAAGCTACGGTCGGTTTATTAACGCTACTTTGGGTCGATATTACAGAAACTGTTTCGAAGGCGCTCAAACAACAATACACTGCTGTGTTGCGCCATGTTTAGAGAAATACTCTGGAAGGTACTTCTCGAACTGTGAACTCCAGGATAAAGCAAAACTACGGAACGAGGAGGATCTAGTGGAAAAGCTTTGGGTGCAGACAAATTTGTTTCTGAACAATTACGAAGTTTCCATAAAATCTTGTGAAAGTATTAAAACTAGTTGA